The Tenebrio molitor chromosome 3, icTenMoli1.1, whole genome shotgun sequence genome contains a region encoding:
- the CrebB gene encoding cyclic AMP-responsive element-binding protein 1 isoform X8 has protein sequence MEGIVEENGTADPLAPSPDPQSPIVSVGVSNSQSHLMTATNIVQLTLPSHTQAQVQSVIQPNQQSVIQTAANIQPMLGKGNVILVSKPNSVIQTTQGSLSGLQTLQVKVVDAASDDSFSEEESPKKRRDLLTRRPSYRKILNDLGGGEIAVLPGAIQISGGKGTQGIHTLTMTNSTAGGAIVQYAQGQEFFVPEGVAVVAQSGNLSGGNGEDQDRKREMRLLKNREAARECRRKKKEYIKCLENRVAVLENQNKALIDELKSLKELYCQQKTE, from the exons ATGGAAGGGATAGTGGAAGAGAACGGAACAGCTGATCCGTTGGCTCCATCGCCGGACCCTCAATCGCCGATCGTCTCGGTAGGGGTCTCTAACTCCCAGTCCCATCTGATGACAGCTACTAACATTGTCCAACTAACTTTGCCTTCTCACACCCAGGCACAG GTGCAGAGTGTCATACAGCCCAACCAACAGTCAGTGATACAGACCGCCGCCAACATACAGCCCATGCTGGGCAAGGGCAACGTCATACTGGTCAGCAAGCCGAACTCGGTGATACAGACGACGCAGGGGAGCCTCAGCGGACTACAGACATTGCAAGTTAAA GTTGTTGACGCGGCGAGTGACGACAGCTTCTCGGAGGAAGAGTCGCCGAAGAAGAGACGGGACTTGCTGACGAGGAGGCCGTCGTATCGAAAGATTCTCAACGATCTTGGCGGGGGTGAGATAGCTG TGTTGCCGGGAGCAATCCAGATCTCGGGTGGGAAGGGCACGCAAGGCATCCACACGTTGACCATGACAAACTCGACGGCCGGCGGGGCGATAGTCCAGTACGCCCAAGGACAAGAGTTCTTCGTACCTG AGGGTGTTGCAGTTGTGGCGCAAAGCGGGAACTTGAGCGGGGGGAACGGAGAGGACCAGGACAGGAAGCGCGAGATGAGGCTGCTCAAGAACAGGGAGGCGGCGAGAGAGTGCCGACGGAAGAAGAAGGAGTACATCAAGTGCCTAGAAAATAGAGTAGCAGTGTTggaaaatcaaaacaaagCGCTAATAGACGAGTTGAAATCTCTCAAAGAACTGTATTGTCAGCAGAAAACAGAATGA
- the CrebB gene encoding cyclic AMP-responsive element-binding protein 1 isoform X5: MEGIVEENGTADPLAPSPDPQSPIVSVGVSNSQSHLMTATNIVQLTLPSHTQAQVQSVIQPNQQSVIQTAANIQPMLGKGNVILVSKPNSVIQTTQGSLSGLQTLQVKVVDAASDDSFSEEESPKKRRDLLTRRPSYRKILNDLGGETKVEQISSEADSELSSHSIPYHAVLPGAIQISGGKGTQGIHTLTMTNSTAGGAIVQYAQGQEFFVPEGVAVVAQSGNLSGGNGEDQDRKREMRLLKNREAARECRRKKKEYIKCLENRVAVLENQNKALIDELKSLKELYCQQKTE, from the exons ATGGAAGGGATAGTGGAAGAGAACGGAACAGCTGATCCGTTGGCTCCATCGCCGGACCCTCAATCGCCGATCGTCTCGGTAGGGGTCTCTAACTCCCAGTCCCATCTGATGACAGCTACTAACATTGTCCAACTAACTTTGCCTTCTCACACCCAGGCACAG GTGCAGAGTGTCATACAGCCCAACCAACAGTCAGTGATACAGACCGCCGCCAACATACAGCCCATGCTGGGCAAGGGCAACGTCATACTGGTCAGCAAGCCGAACTCGGTGATACAGACGACGCAGGGGAGCCTCAGCGGACTACAGACATTGCAAGTTAAA GTTGTTGACGCGGCGAGTGACGACAGCTTCTCGGAGGAAGAGTCGCCGAAGAAGAGACGGGACTTGCTGACGAGGAGGCCGTCGTATCGAAAGATTCTCAACGATCTTGGCGGGG AAACCAAGGTTGAACAAATTTCCTCAGAAGCCGACAGTGAGTTGTCCTCACACTCTATCCCATACCACGCAG TGTTGCCGGGAGCAATCCAGATCTCGGGTGGGAAGGGCACGCAAGGCATCCACACGTTGACCATGACAAACTCGACGGCCGGCGGGGCGATAGTCCAGTACGCCCAAGGACAAGAGTTCTTCGTACCTG AGGGTGTTGCAGTTGTGGCGCAAAGCGGGAACTTGAGCGGGGGGAACGGAGAGGACCAGGACAGGAAGCGCGAGATGAGGCTGCTCAAGAACAGGGAGGCGGCGAGAGAGTGCCGACGGAAGAAGAAGGAGTACATCAAGTGCCTAGAAAATAGAGTAGCAGTGTTggaaaatcaaaacaaagCGCTAATAGACGAGTTGAAATCTCTCAAAGAACTGTATTGTCAGCAGAAAACAGAATGA